Below is a window of bacterium DNA.
ACACGACGGCCGAGACCTTCGGGTCGATCGACGTCTTGGTGAACAACGCCGCCATATACGCGGACTTGGGGGCGAAAAAACCATTTGATCGGATCAGCGAAGCCGAATGGGACACCGTGATGTCGGTGAACGTGAAAGGATCCTGGCAGTGCGCGAAAGCCGTCCTGCCGTATATGCAGCGGCAGCAACACGGGAAGATCATCAACGTGTCTTCATCCAGCATCTATGCCGGGACGCCCGGACTGGCCCATTACGTGGCCTCCAAGGCCGCCGTCATCGGCCTCACCCGTTCTCTGGCTCGGGAACTTGGCCAGCATAACATCTGCGTCAACGCCATCGCCCCCGGGCTCGTGTTCAACGAGGCCAGCACGAGGCTCAATCCGCGAGAGTATTTCGAGGGGGCACTCGTCACGAGAGCGATCCCGCGACTGATGGCCCCGCGAGACTTGGTCGGGACGATGCTGTTCCTGGCCTCCGCCGGTAGCGACTTCATCACCGGGCAGACATTCGTCGTCGATGGGGGAGCGGCGATGATTTGAATCCGCACTCGACACCGAAGGACAGGAGT
It encodes the following:
- a CDS encoding glucose 1-dehydrogenase yields the protein MQVARRAVIVTGGARGIGATYVRALAASGAQVVIADILQKEGEALAREVSSQPDGRAIFMWADVAKQPDATRLAHTTAETFGSIDVLVNNAAIYADLGAKKPFDRISEAEWDTVMSVNVKGSWQCAKAVLPYMQRQQHGKIINVSSSSIYAGTPGLAHYVASKAAVIGLTRSLARELGQHNICVNAIAPGLVFNEASTRLNPREYFEGALVTRAIPRLMAPRDLVGTMLFLASAGSDFITGQTFVVDGGAAMI